The DNA segment ATACTCTTAACCATGTGCGGGGAGGCACTTTAATCGTTGGTATATCCGAAAACGAACCCTGGACTAAAAAGGTAAACGGCAGCCCTTCGGGTATAGAAGTTCAGTTGGTCCAACAGCTTGCAGATGAGTTGAACACCAAAATAATATGGAGATGGGGTTTACTGGAAGAGAATTTACTAGCGCTGGAGAATTATGAACTGGACTTAGTAATAGCAGGTATGACCAAGGCTACCCCCTGGCGAACGAAGGTCGGACTTACGAAACCTTACTATTCTAACGATTTCGTCGTAGGTGTGCCCCGAGGGACGGAACACTTGAATGCCATTAAAGGTAAAACCGTTGCTTTCAAAGACGGCAGCAACGTACTTATTTATCTTAAGGATAAAAATGCCAAACCTCTCCCCTTAAGAAATCCATTTACTTATAAAGGGCCGGTGGCAGCTCCAAGGTGGCAGTTAAAGAAAAGGGGATTTAAGCCCACAAATATATTATTACACACTGATGAGCATGTTTTGGCCGTACCTCCCGGTGAAAACGCATGGCTGACAGAAATAGATCGTTTTTTGCACAAAAACAGCCCTGGCATCGATGACAGGCTCAGTGAGGAAATTACTAATGAAGATTAGGGAACAATACGTCCTGCCCAAGGATAAAGAGGACAAACTGGACAGGGCGAAAAAACTTGAGTGGGTAAGTATATTCTTCCTGCTGTCTATTACGGTGATTATGTACATAACTATGGGATCGTCTCAGGCTATGAAAACGGCCTGGGTCGAGGATGTGCTGAGCCTTGTGCCACCCATTTCTTTTCTAATAGCACTGAAGTACAGGAATAAACCGCCCGACGAGAATTTCCCATATGGTTATAAAAGAGCCGTGCAAATAGCCTTTTTGTGTGCCGCTACAGCTCTGCTGTTTTTTGGCATTTATCTACTCTATGAAGCTGTTAAAAATCTAACTGAAAGAATTCACCCCACTATTGGGTTGGTAAAGATTTTCGGTTTGCATATCTGGATGGGATGGATAATGATAGCCGCGCTTATCTACAGCGCTATTCCTCCACTTATTCTCGGAAGGATGAAGCTGCCTTTAGCTAAAGAACTCCACGAAAAAACGCTTTACACCGATGCTTCAATGAACAAAGCCGATTGGATAACGGCATTGGCCGCTGTTTTCGGTATATTGGGCATAGGAATTGGATGGTGGTGGGCCGATAGTGTAGCGGCGGGTGTAATCTCACTTGATATCCTTAAGGACGGAGTTACAAATATGAAAAGAGTAATTGCAGATCTGATGGATAGAAGACCTACTACTGTCGAGAGCGGTGATCCGGAAGACATAGACGAACTCATAAAAAATGAGCTAATCAAATTAAGCTGGGTTTTGGACGTCGATGTGAGATTGAGAGAAGAAGGTCATGTATTTACCGGTGAAATATTTATAATCCCGGACAATGAGACAGGAATAATTGACAAATTAAAAGAAGCCTCAGAACTTGCCGCTTCTCTAGATTGGAGAATTCATAACGTGATTGCTTTACCCGTCAGGGAGTTGTGATCGGCTTTATGAATTCTTTCCTCGGTGATATCAATTGGTCAGTTTAATCTGTATTGTCTGCACACCGTCTTCCACTTTAACATCCAATATTCGAGGCACATCGTCCTTTGGTATTACGCTTACATCACCATTACGCTCGAAATAAGATTCTTTAACCCTGGAAACGTCATCGAAGCTTGCGTTTCTGCGTAACGCCTCAATCAGATCCTCTTTTGTTAGCTTATTGTCATTCATGCTATCCCAAATGATTTCCCCGTCCTCTATTATTTTACCGGGCTGACCCTTGACTATAGTATCCATTCTGCTTGAGTAGAAAGTTATGGCAGCGAAAACCCAGTGAATAATCACAAGTATTGCTGCCGCACCTAAAACTATGAAAAATGGACCGGTTCCTATTATAGCGCTCGTTAGAACCGTGCCCAGCATAAACCCCAGAATTGCGTCAAAGGCGGTACTTTTACCTACAAACCGGTTCTTTCCCAATCTTACTAACAAGAGTCCTACAAGGTATACAATTAATGCTCTGACAATAATATTGACTACCCCGAGCGATTTGGGGTCGGCCCCCAGCGCCAGCAAATCACTTATAAATTGATAGATTGCTTCAAACATGACAGACCTCTCTATAATTATATTTTTTTAAAGAATGGATATTGGATTCAAGAAAATACGTATTCGTTGGTGTTCAGTGCAAAGCGCACCCGGAAGTTATTCGGCCTTCTCTATTTTCTCCTCAGCCTGAGGCTCATACCCAAGCCCGGCATAGATCGGAATCTTAATTGAAATCGTTCTTTCAAGCTCCTAAAACAACTATTCCGCGAATAATGAGTATGAATTAAAAGGTCTGCTTATTACGGCCGTGAATTCACAGTCTATGAAAAAAATCAATACGCGTTGTATTTGTATTATTTCCCTAAGTCAAATAAGACGTATTAGTTATTTATCGTACTTCTTTAAATGTTTTTCTAAAATACGGCAATTCCTGGCATTCGCTTTCCAGGCGGCGTCGAATACGTCTCCGAGAACAGGGATAGAGCCGATCACGGTTTCGAGCGCTACATTGTATATCATCTTTGCCCTGGCTCTCTTGGAAATCTTGAGTTGGTGAGCCTGGTATATGATATAAATTGATAACCCGGCACTGATGGCGTCGCCGATAACTGGAATGAATCCGATAATGGAATCAAAACCTATACGGTAATCTACAACAGGTAGCTTTATCGAATTATCGAGAAAATAACTAAGAGCGCGGACCCTTTGCAGCCGATCTTCTTTTACGGAGCTAACGTCTAATCGATCATCGGGGTTGTATTTTATAAAACCAGCTATTTTATCCAGATAATTATCACTCTTTATCGTAGATGCACTCATGTACTTGCCGGATTACTGGAAGATTTTCTCGCTATAACCCATACCGCGTGTACGATCCCTGGTATATATCCCAATAAGGTCAATAATATGTTGATCCAAAAATCCTTCCCGATGCCTACCTGCAGGAAAACTCCAAGCGGTGGGAGCAAGATAGCTACTAGAATTCTTATAAGATCCATTTATGCCTCCTGGTTACTATTCGTCAATATTGTTAGAAAGCAAAACTTGTACCATAAATTCTATATTAATAAATATTCAAGCAGTACAATAGGTTAGAATAATCTGAAAAAGAGATTTGAGGAGTTTGAAAGCTTGAATTGTTGGATAATTCTCTATTCCTACTGTTAATAAGCGAACAATATCAGAACGGTGCGCATGAGTACGAGAATAATAACTATCGACAGAAAGGAGATGTTGTAATCCGAACTGCACTGATTATACTAAATTTATTATTATGACAGACGTAGATAAAGCGATGCTGGACCCGGGGAGTGTCTTCGATAAACCTTCAGACCTGCTGAATGCGGAGGACCTGACACGCAAGCAGAAGATCGAGATTCTCAGGAGATGGGAATACCACGCGCGGGAGCTTCAGGTAGCCACCGAGGAAAATATGCCCGGCAACAATTCGGATTTGCTGGACCAAGTGCTGAAAGCGCTTAACAGTCTAGGAGCATTTTCGGAAAAGAGTGATTCGCCCACTAAACAGGGCGGTTCTTAAATTTAAACCTGGAAACCTTCAGGCTATATATAATTCTTCCCCAAGTGATTTACCCGGAATGAGTGCATTAAGACGCTTAACAGTGTCCGATCGGAATTATCTCTCTCTTAAGTTGATATAAAAACTTACAGAGCGCGTGTGAGACCTCTTCGGAGACCAGGTCACTTACGGTATCGGGATGGCCCACCCTTTTCTCTCCACGATTTTCACCGGATAACCCCGCGCGGCTCACCCGTGATCGCTCCTACAAGTATATCCCAGCCATATTCTGAAAATGAATACAACCATAAGCGGACTAACCAGTGTAGATATAGTTTTCCCGTTGAATTACATGCTGTGTGTCAGATAAAACGACACGGCGAGTTCATAAAATAGACACATATCCAAATTACGATAAACAGCAAATAAAAAGCCAGCCGATAACCGCTCACATAAATTATCATTATAAACACAATAATAAAAGAAACTTAGAGCCGAACCTTACGGCTATAAATGCTTATTTAAGTCTTTTCATTCCTCCCGTATTCATCCCCCCGGCAGAAAATATCACATGGCATCAAATTTGCAATCTTAAAAAATATAGAATTTAAATCCCGCAGGATGAATTATCAGGGACAGGTGTATAAAGTGGAAATCTTAATCTTAAGTTCGTTATTAATGACCCTTGTCGCTATGACCGCTATTGAAGCAACCCCGGATGAGGAACCCCTTTATGAGGCCAAACGCCGGGAAATGGTTAAAACCCAGATATGCGGACGAGGAATAACCGACTCCGGGACCATAGAGGCCATGCGGAGGGTGCCGAGGCATAAATTCGTGCCGCAGCATATGAGACATCTTTCTTACAGCGATATTGCCCTTCCGATAGGGATGGGGCAGACAATCTCACAGCCCTATATAGTAGCCCTTATGACGGAGCTGCTGAATGTAGGGAAAGGGGACAGGGTGCTTGAAGTAGGGACGGGCTCGGGCTACCAGGCCGCAGTGCTGGCCGAGATGGGATGCGATGTATATACGATAGAAATAGTCGAGCCGCTCGCGCTCCATTCGAGATGCGTTCTCCGGGAAGCCGGATACACGGAAATCCATTTCAAAGTCGGTGATGGATACCTGGGTTGGGAGCAGCACGCGCCCTACGACGCCATTATTGTTACCGCTGCGCCCCATGAAATCCCTTCACCGCTGATACGGCAGCTCAAGGAAGGCGCCAAAATGGTTATCCCTGTAGGCGATGAATTTCAGGAGCTTATACTGGCAACAAAAAAAGGGGACGGGATAGAGGAGGAAAAAATCACCCCTGTAAAATTCGTACCCATGACAGGCGAGGCGGAAAATCAAAATTAACCGCGTTTGCGAATAATTTTCCAAGTTCTCATCTTACAGCATATATTAATAATTATGAATCTTTACAGCAACTTAAAGAGAATATTAAGGTGCTGTTTTCTTTAAATTTCACCTCAGTAACCCCCCGCACCATAAAAAGCAGTATAATTATACTATTTGTCGACATATCAAGCATATAAGCACTATGATTATCAATAATTTTGGCTCAATACTTACAAAGATACTATATATTTAATTAATATACATTACTCGATAGGCATCATGCTTAAAAAGGTAGATAAACATCAATCTGAGGATAAAATAGACGCTTTAGAGCTTGCCGACGCGGTGCTTGACTCGCTTTCGGAACAGATAGCCATAATCGATCCTGACTGGACAATTACGACGGTCAACAAAGCCTGGAAGAAGTTCGCAGAAAAAAACAAGGGGCAGATAATCGACAGGGCGCCTGCAGGGGCCGATTATTTTAACGTTTGCAGGGAGTATTCCCTCAAAGACAAAAGATTCGCGAGTATTTTAAAGAACATCAAGTCGGTGCTAAACGGAAGCAGGGACAAGTTCTCTACCGAGTATTCCCGTGAGCTCAAGAAGAAAAGGGAATGGTTTCTTCTTTCGGTAACGGCTCTCAAGACAGACGGCGTTATATCTGGTGCGGTCGTCTCGCATACAAATATCACAAGACGTAAAGAGGCGGAGCTTGAATCCAGGAGACTGGCTGTGACAGATTCGATGACCGGAATTCTGAACAGAAAAGCCGGACTTGATTTTATAAACAGCCGCCTAAAATATTGCAGAAAGCATCATACGAGCCTGACCGTTTGCTATATAGACCTTGATAACCTTAAACAGGTCAACGATAACTTCGGTCACAAGGAGGGCGACAGGGTCATCAAAACCGCGGTCAGGGCAATAAAAAGCGTTTTGAGGACAAATGATGAAGTATGCAGGATGGGAGGAGATGAAATATTGATCATACTGCCCGATACTTCAATTGACGACGCAAAAGCGGTAATCGAAAGGATAATCCGCCGAATAGACGAAAAAAACGAGAGCTCTAATAAACCCTACAAGGTTAACTTCAGTTACGGACTCGCCGAGTATAATCCGAAGAATAAATGCTCCGCAGAGGAGCTTGTACACCAGGCTGATAGCAACATGTACGAAATGAAATCCTCGAAAAAGAAAGAGTCAACGGGCAGCTACGGCTGAACCTGGCATCGCCGCTCCGTGCAGACGGCCTGGCACCTGATACATAATGCCGGGGCTTGAGCTTCTTAAACTATCCCGTGTTCTTTATACCCGCCGAGATGCCGTTTATGCTGAGCTTAATGTTGTCTGTAAGAACGGTTTTCTCCTCCGGGCCGTAATCCCTATTGAGTAGCCTCCTCAAAAGACCTACCTGTATATAGCTAAGCGAATCGATGTAGGGGTTACGAAGCTCTATAGACTTTTGAAGGAACGGGTTATTGTCCAGTATGCGTTTCTGGCGCGTGATGCTCAGAATAACCTCCTCCGTACGTTCGTATTCCCGTTTGATTTTGGAGAATATTCTCTTTCCTTCATCCCTCGGACTTACTAAAAATGAGTATTCAAGCGCGATCCACATATCCGCCCTGCTGAGCGTCATTTGTACGTTATCGATATGGGACTTGAAGAATCTCCAGCCCCCGTACATTTCTCTCAGTATTCGGATATTTCTTCGGGGGCTCTTTTGTATAAATTTGTCCAGAGCGGAGCCGACCGAGTAGTAACCGGTAATGAGATGTCTGTTCTGGGTCCAGCTAAATACCCAGGGTATGGCCCTCAGATCCTCAATACGCCTGGAGCGCTTTCTTCTGGCGGGGCGCGATCCTATACCCATCTGCTGAATAACCGAAATAGGAGTCGATTGCGCAAAATATCGGTAAAAAGCAGGGTCTTCGTAGACGAGCTCCCTCCATAAAGACCTCGCCTCTTGAGCCACCACGTCCATGACTTCTTCCCATTCGGGTTTTACTTCCTCGCTGTTCAGACTCGTCAGCACGACGGACGAAAGCACAAGCTCAAGGTTGTCCTCGGCTATATCCGGAAGAGAGTAGTTACCGTATATAACCTCGCCCTGCTCGGTTATCTTGATGGCCCCGTCAACCGTGCCCGCGGGCCTCGCGAGTATCGCCTGATTCGTGGGACCCCCTCCCCTGCTCACGGTGCCGCCTCTTCCGTGAAAGAAAATGTTTCGCACGCCGAACTCATCGGAGACCTCTTTAAGCGCCCTCTGGGCCTTGTGTATTTCCCAACCGGCGGATAATATTCCGCCGTCCTTGCCGCTGTCGGAATATCCGATCATTATCTCGGACACGTTGCCCCTGGCCCTTATATGCCCCCTGAATAGAGGATTTGAAAAGAGCTCCCTCATTATCCGCGGCGCGTTCTTGAAATCATCTATCGTCTCGAAGAGAGGGACAATATCCATGTCACTCGTAATCTTTCCCTTATCGGAGATATAAAGACCCGCCTCCTTTGCGAAGAGGAGCGCTTCGAGCACGTTCGCCGCGCTCCGCGTCATGCTTATGATATAGGTGTCTATACACTCAGAGCTTATCTCCGCTCTGCACTTTCTTATGGTCTCGAAGGTCGCGAGAACTTCCCTCGCCTCATTCGACAATTGAAGCCATTCGGGAACCAGCGGCCGGGGATTGCCTATCTCCACACGGAGCCAATTGAACTTCTCTTCGTCGCTCATTGTCCCGTAAGACGAGATGCCCAATCGTTCAGTGATTTCAGTTAGCGCGTCCGCGTGTACTTCGCTGTTCTGTCTAATATCGAGACTCGCCATATGGAAACCGAAAATCTCGACCTGCCTTATGAGCCGCTTCAGTGTGGAGTCGGCAAGGTGATGCCCTTTATTCCGGCGAAGGCTCGTGTCCAGAATGCGCAGTTCTTTTAAAAGCTCCTCCTTGTCCCGGTAACCCGAGAACTCTTTACCGCTGCCTGCTCCACTCATCGTATTGAGAAGCTTTTCATGCATGTATTCAAGCATTATTCTGTAATACTCATTTGGATTCTGAATCCCATTTTTGTCGGCAAGCAGCTTTTTATCCCTTGTAACCATCTCCTCAAGACCGGCGCTCACGGGGACTATTTTCAGAGACGAGCTGAGCTGCCTTTTGAGCCGCTCGATTTTCTCTATATGCTTTTCCAGAACGAGTGTCTTCTGCATATCCAGCACTTCCCTCGTTATATCGTGAGTGATGAAGGGATTTCCGTCCCTGTCCCCTCCCACCCAGGAACCGAACCTGAGGAAGGGAGGTATTTTTACATCGCGTACGCCGTAGTGCTCCTTTATTTCCTTTTCAAGCCGGATGTAGATGCTTATCAGAGCTTCAAAAATCACTTCCCTGAAGTAATAATGTATGTTTCTGGCTTCATCTAGCGGGGTTATTTTATACGGGGGCACCTCTTCCGTCTGCCAGAGACCCACAACCTCGGTGTGTATCTCTTCCTCTATGTACTCTCTATCATCCGTACTCAAGACAGGATTCTCATGCTGCGCAAGCAGGGTGGAGATGCGCCTGAACTTTTCCAGCACGAGGTGCCGGTTGACCTCCGTAGGGTGCGCAGTAAGCACGAGCTCTATTGACATCCTGCTCAGGAGATTAGAGAACTCCTCGTAAGGCACTTCTTTTTGTCCGAGAACCTGGAACAGGTTTTCGATCGATCCTTCGCTTGAATCCATTACATCGGATATGTACTTGTACTCGCGTCTTCTCCTTATACGGTGTATCTGCTCGGCTATGTTCACGAGCTTGAAATATATCGTGAAGGCGCGGGTGACTTTATAAAGGTCGTCATCGGAAAGGCTCTTGATCGTAGATACAAGCTCGTCTTTCTGACTCTTTTTGTAATCGGACCTCATTTCCTTCGTGAGAGCCCTTATCTTCTCCTCTATATCGAACATGCCCTTTCCTTCCTGCTCTATGAGCACCCTGCCCAATATGTTCCCGAGGAAGCGCACATCGTTACGAAGCGGCTTTTCCTTGTCCGTCTTAGCTGTTTTCCCCCCGGGCCTGGCCGACTTTTTAACCATTGCTATATATTATACGAGAGTAATTCTATAATCTAAATATTAACCGAGGTTAATAGATGCACGGATGGATTAAGCCCCCATTACACGTACATTGCCGGAATATTACAATTTTGTAATGTTCGGCCTGCACGCTCCAAAGAGATAGATTGTACTCCCCTAATGTAGTAGAATCATTATAAAAAGTAGCGCCGGGTATGGCATCTAGATATTCAGGCTAACCTACGATGCAAGCCCCGGACATTTGAGCCAGTTCTAGTATTCGGAGGCGTATGTATCAAATCCGGATTGTACTGAATTCTTGTCAATATAGTGCACATACAATGCTCACGACAAACGGAAAACTATTTTCGCTGTTTACTGTCCTTTTCTCATTGTTCCTGAGCGTCACGGAATCAAACGGTCAGGCATTCGATCCCGACGACCCCCCCGAGACCACGATAAAGCTGGCCCCGTATCTCAGTTTCGGGGCACAGATCGAGGTCGAATATAAATACCAGAGGAACCTCGACCTCGACACTGAGAATGACGAAGACCTCAGCACGCTTGAGCCCGAAATAGTGTTCGCCTTTCTTTTCAATCCGAGCAGGTATTTCGAGGCATTTGCCGCGCTTAAGTTTGCCGGGGAATTTGAATTCGAGGACGGTGATACGAAAAAAGACCAGGCCATACTGGAATTCGAGCAGGCTTATCTGCTGTTTAAGGACCTATGGGAAGAGAGGCTCGCGTTTCAGCTCGGCCGCCAGCGGTTCGAGGATGAGCGGCAGTGGCTGTATGACGCGGAGCTTGACGGCGTGAGGACATTCCTCCAATTCTCGAGTTTCTTAGCGGAGTTCTCCGTTAGCACGGGTGGTCTTGTGAATAGAGACTTATTGAACAAGGACGCGGGGGACAAGATAAACAACTACATCGCTCACGGGACGTACGCTATTTCCGAGGAGTCAAACGTCGCGGCTTATTTTATTTTTCGCGACAACACTAAGGAAAACGGCGACAGTCCCATCTTCTTCGGTATCC comes from the Deltaproteobacteria bacterium genome and includes:
- a CDS encoding transporter substrate-binding domain-containing protein, whose translation is MIRKAFILSSKICLILLLIASTSCEYPRDPENTLNHVRGGTLIVGISENEPWTKKVNGSPSGIEVQLVQQLADELNTKIIWRWGLLEENLLALENYELDLVIAGMTKATPWRTKVGLTKPYYSNDFVVGVPRGTEHLNAIKGKTVAFKDGSNVLIYLKDKNAKPLPLRNPFTYKGPVAAPRWQLKKRGFKPTNILLHTDEHVLAVPPGENAWLTEIDRFLHKNSPGIDDRLSEEITNED
- a CDS encoding cation diffusion facilitator family transporter, giving the protein MKIREQYVLPKDKEDKLDRAKKLEWVSIFFLLSITVIMYITMGSSQAMKTAWVEDVLSLVPPISFLIALKYRNKPPDENFPYGYKRAVQIAFLCAATALLFFGIYLLYEAVKNLTERIHPTIGLVKIFGLHIWMGWIMIAALIYSAIPPLILGRMKLPLAKELHEKTLYTDASMNKADWITALAAVFGILGIGIGWWWADSVAAGVISLDILKDGVTNMKRVIADLMDRRPTTVESGDPEDIDELIKNELIKLSWVLDVDVRLREEGHVFTGEIFIIPDNETGIIDKLKEASELAASLDWRIHNVIALPVREL
- a CDS encoding DUF421 domain-containing protein; protein product: MFEAIYQFISDLLALGADPKSLGVVNIIVRALIVYLVGLLLVRLGKNRFVGKSTAFDAILGFMLGTVLTSAIIGTGPFFIVLGAAAILVIIHWVFAAITFYSSRMDTIVKGQPGKIIEDGEIIWDSMNDNKLTKEDLIEALRRNASFDDVSRVKESYFERNGDVSVIPKDDVPRILDVKVEDGVQTIQIKLTN
- a CDS encoding DUF4112 domain-containing protein, producing the protein MSASTIKSDNYLDKIAGFIKYNPDDRLDVSSVKEDRLQRVRALSYFLDNSIKLPVVDYRIGFDSIIGFIPVIGDAISAGLSIYIIYQAHQLKISKRARAKMIYNVALETVIGSIPVLGDVFDAAWKANARNCRILEKHLKKYDK
- a CDS encoding YqaE/Pmp3 family membrane protein, with protein sequence MDLIRILVAILLPPLGVFLQVGIGKDFWINILLTLLGYIPGIVHAVWVIARKSSSNPAST
- a CDS encoding protein-L-isoaspartate(D-aspartate) O-methyltransferase; the encoded protein is MEILILSSLLMTLVAMTAIEATPDEEPLYEAKRREMVKTQICGRGITDSGTIEAMRRVPRHKFVPQHMRHLSYSDIALPIGMGQTISQPYIVALMTELLNVGKGDRVLEVGTGSGYQAAVLAEMGCDVYTIEIVEPLALHSRCVLREAGYTEIHFKVGDGYLGWEQHAPYDAIIVTAAPHEIPSPLIRQLKEGAKMVIPVGDEFQELILATKKGDGIEEEKITPVKFVPMTGEAENQN
- a CDS encoding diguanylate cyclase; protein product: MLKKVDKHQSEDKIDALELADAVLDSLSEQIAIIDPDWTITTVNKAWKKFAEKNKGQIIDRAPAGADYFNVCREYSLKDKRFASILKNIKSVLNGSRDKFSTEYSRELKKKREWFLLSVTALKTDGVISGAVVSHTNITRRKEAELESRRLAVTDSMTGILNRKAGLDFINSRLKYCRKHHTSLTVCYIDLDNLKQVNDNFGHKEGDRVIKTAVRAIKSVLRTNDEVCRMGGDEILIILPDTSIDDAKAVIERIIRRIDEKNESSNKPYKVNFSYGLAEYNPKNKCSAEELVHQADSNMYEMKSSKKKESTGSYG
- the ppc gene encoding phosphoenolpyruvate carboxylase produces the protein MVKKSARPGGKTAKTDKEKPLRNDVRFLGNILGRVLIEQEGKGMFDIEEKIRALTKEMRSDYKKSQKDELVSTIKSLSDDDLYKVTRAFTIYFKLVNIAEQIHRIRRRREYKYISDVMDSSEGSIENLFQVLGQKEVPYEEFSNLLSRMSIELVLTAHPTEVNRHLVLEKFRRISTLLAQHENPVLSTDDREYIEEEIHTEVVGLWQTEEVPPYKITPLDEARNIHYYFREVIFEALISIYIRLEKEIKEHYGVRDVKIPPFLRFGSWVGGDRDGNPFITHDITREVLDMQKTLVLEKHIEKIERLKRQLSSSLKIVPVSAGLEEMVTRDKKLLADKNGIQNPNEYYRIMLEYMHEKLLNTMSGAGSGKEFSGYRDKEELLKELRILDTSLRRNKGHHLADSTLKRLIRQVEIFGFHMASLDIRQNSEVHADALTEITERLGISSYGTMSDEEKFNWLRVEIGNPRPLVPEWLQLSNEAREVLATFETIRKCRAEISSECIDTYIISMTRSAANVLEALLFAKEAGLYISDKGKITSDMDIVPLFETIDDFKNAPRIMRELFSNPLFRGHIRARGNVSEIMIGYSDSGKDGGILSAGWEIHKAQRALKEVSDEFGVRNIFFHGRGGTVSRGGGPTNQAILARPAGTVDGAIKITEQGEVIYGNYSLPDIAEDNLELVLSSVVLTSLNSEEVKPEWEEVMDVVAQEARSLWRELVYEDPAFYRYFAQSTPISVIQQMGIGSRPARRKRSRRIEDLRAIPWVFSWTQNRHLITGYYSVGSALDKFIQKSPRRNIRILREMYGGWRFFKSHIDNVQMTLSRADMWIALEYSFLVSPRDEGKRIFSKIKREYERTEEVILSITRQKRILDNNPFLQKSIELRNPYIDSLSYIQVGLLRRLLNRDYGPEEKTVLTDNIKLSINGISAGIKNTG
- a CDS encoding alginate export family protein, whose product is MLTTNGKLFSLFTVLFSLFLSVTESNGQAFDPDDPPETTIKLAPYLSFGAQIEVEYKYQRNLDLDTENDEDLSTLEPEIVFAFLFNPSRYFEAFAALKFAGEFEFEDGDTKKDQAILEFEQAYLLFKDLWEERLAFQLGRQRFEDERQWLYDAELDGVRTFLQFSSFLAEFSVSTGGLVNRDLLNKDAGDKINNYIAHGTYAISEESNVAAYFIFRDNTKENGDSPIFFGIHSDGELAPDFDYWLELAYVIGKNGTKDINGVGFDIGSTYVFDVDYEPSVTLGYAFGQEKFRQTGLQANESDFNGAVDFIYYGELLDPELSNMSIFTAGAGVNPTEESSLDLIYHYYLQTKASDSLRDAEIDADPEGRNKSLGSEIDFIVGYEGFEEKFALALSLGYFIPGNAFPSDSENAFLTKVIVEYQF